The Phycisphaerae bacterium genome has a window encoding:
- a CDS encoding family 10 glycosylhydrolase, protein MPWWMNEPLRVVEICDGLDFNGVSLQKQADIVADLGGNVQHFHCMFHGASDGDTAGLNDRRLYFNSSLARKRNPDRLGKYLPMARKKGIRVLPYFNVHWYTWQFGEEHPDWRQVRENQTPIDQVYSTGTSFCVNALGYRDWVFQILRDLARYDIDGVFYDGPIFFSDSCYCPECRRLFRERTGQDLPPKSNRDHPLWKELVEFQADSIARFLADSDAILKAINPELLFYMNGNANWPYWPTGRDNVRIIRHSDMLIAEGGFLYNDLNHQPLHKPGVTAKLLSSQSGGKPALGANAAGHKPWNWYLLPEPEISLLFAQTLAHGGTYWTAFFPGNLNQPQLNVIRDYNRLIQRHPQAFAATRSLARVALLWPDHGCNFYRGSSVPLTDFTRKIDASGAGDLAAEFQGFYDALTAAQVPFDVIGEDNLADPTAYDLIFLPNAPSLADDAAEALRRFVAKGGNLVATFETSLYQRDGRRRDDFGLADLFGVRYDGEIFGPMNWDYLTRTPSRKNPYRPATSSNFIPAPVHGIRVAATTGRALMNFCHRLPGCYENTPTVSELPFLVENRHGRGRIVFLAGTLGAALSAARFPDHTDLIATLANRLATPLVKIDDAPWIEVGIRSREGKTWLHLINYMAGLKRPIRQLRRRRDVQLWLRSAAARATLLRQGKKLPVRKRSNGICLTVPQVEDYEIIELS, encoded by the coding sequence ATGCCCTGGTGGATGAACGAACCGCTGCGTGTCGTCGAAATCTGCGACGGACTGGACTTCAACGGCGTCTCGCTGCAAAAACAGGCGGACATCGTCGCCGACCTGGGCGGCAACGTCCAGCACTTCCACTGCATGTTCCACGGCGCCTCCGACGGCGACACCGCCGGCCTCAACGACCGGCGGCTGTACTTCAACTCTTCGCTCGCCAGGAAACGCAATCCCGACCGCCTGGGCAAGTACCTCCCGATGGCCCGCAAAAAAGGCATCCGCGTCCTGCCCTATTTCAACGTCCACTGGTACACGTGGCAGTTCGGCGAGGAACATCCCGATTGGCGGCAGGTCCGCGAAAACCAAACGCCCATCGACCAGGTCTATTCCACCGGCACCTCGTTCTGCGTCAACGCCCTCGGCTATCGCGACTGGGTCTTCCAGATCCTGCGCGACCTGGCCCGCTACGACATCGACGGCGTCTTCTACGACGGCCCGATCTTCTTCAGCGACTCGTGCTACTGCCCCGAATGCCGCCGGCTCTTCCGCGAGCGCACCGGTCAGGACCTGCCTCCCAAATCCAACCGCGATCATCCGCTCTGGAAGGAACTGGTCGAATTCCAAGCCGACAGCATCGCCCGCTTCCTGGCCGACTCCGACGCCATCCTCAAGGCGATCAACCCCGAACTCCTGTTCTACATGAACGGCAACGCCAACTGGCCCTACTGGCCCACCGGCCGCGACAACGTCCGCATCATCCGCCACTCCGACATGCTCATCGCCGAAGGCGGTTTCCTCTACAACGACCTGAACCATCAGCCGCTCCACAAACCAGGCGTCACCGCCAAACTGCTTTCGTCCCAGTCCGGCGGCAAGCCCGCCCTCGGCGCCAACGCCGCCGGCCACAAGCCCTGGAACTGGTACCTCCTGCCCGAGCCCGAAATCTCGCTCCTGTTCGCCCAGACCCTCGCCCACGGCGGAACCTACTGGACCGCGTTCTTCCCCGGCAATCTCAATCAGCCGCAACTGAACGTCATCCGCGACTACAACCGCCTCATCCAGCGCCATCCGCAGGCCTTTGCCGCGACCCGCTCGCTCGCCCGCGTCGCCCTCCTCTGGCCCGACCACGGCTGCAACTTCTATCGCGGCTCTTCGGTGCCGCTCACCGACTTCACCCGCAAAATCGACGCCTCCGGCGCCGGCGACTTGGCCGCCGAATTCCAGGGCTTCTACGACGCCCTCACCGCGGCCCAGGTCCCCTTCGACGTCATCGGCGAAGACAACCTGGCCGACCCGACGGCCTACGACCTGATCTTCCTCCCGAACGCGCCAAGTCTCGCCGATGACGCAGCCGAGGCTCTCCGCCGGTTCGTCGCTAAAGGCGGCAATCTCGTCGCCACCTTCGAAACATCACTCTACCAGCGAGACGGCCGACGTCGAGACGACTTCGGCCTCGCCGACCTCTTCGGCGTTCGCTACGACGGTGAGATCTTCGGCCCCATGAACTGGGACTACCTCACCCGCACGCCAAGCCGCAAGAACCCTTACCGCCCAGCGACCTCCTCGAACTTCATTCCCGCGCCGGTCCACGGTATCCGAGTCGCCGCCACCACCGGCCGCGCCCTGATGAACTTCTGCCACCGCCTGCCCGGCTGCTACGAAAACACGCCAACCGTATCCGAGTTGCCCTTCCTCGTCGAAAACCGACACGGCCGCGGCAGGATCGTCTTCCTCGCCGGCACGCTCGGAGCCGCCCTGTCCGCCGCGCGGTTTCCCGATCATACGGACCTGATCGCGACCCTCGCCAACCGGCTCGCGACGCCGCTGGTCAAGATCGACGACGCCCCGTGGATCGAGGTCGGCATTCGAAGCCGCGAAGGAAAAACCTGGCTGCATCTGATCAACTACATGGCCGGCCTCAAACGCCCCATCCGTCAACTGCGGCGACGCCGGGACGTTCAACTCTGGCTGCGGTCGGCAGCCGCGCGGGCCACGCTGCTCCGCCAGGGAAAGAAGCTTCCCGTCCGCAAGCGCTCCAACGGCATCTGCCTGACCGTACCGCAGGTAGAGGACTACGAAATCATCGAACTGAGTTAA
- a CDS encoding creatininase family protein has product MNKPSRAFPVMERMTVKDVREYLTTNHSIIIPIGVIEQHGYHLPLSTDALIATHMARRIGQRTGILVAPTMHQSFSGGGCPGTINISPAVMSLVISDMLISLVAQGVRNVYLFLCHGGSENARALNDAIQILLRTNPAFERVMVALMPIWDFDPEKIAWHKALPEGDWHAGWLETSMVMALEPDAVRMDELAVDEEPYLSMQIEHPDNYQHAEKIVDDRHVVPRMSQRPQVQVGVMGFPDRASPEIGKRVCDAIVDAVSEKIAALEAKADGVYREVPFTPPPLIFDMQ; this is encoded by the coding sequence ATGAACAAACCGAGCAGAGCATTTCCCGTCATGGAGCGGATGACCGTCAAGGACGTCCGCGAGTACCTCACAACCAACCACTCTATCATCATCCCCATCGGCGTGATCGAGCAGCACGGTTACCACCTGCCGCTGAGCACCGACGCCCTGATCGCCACGCACATGGCCCGGCGGATCGGCCAGCGCACCGGCATCCTCGTCGCCCCGACCATGCACCAGTCGTTCTCCGGCGGCGGCTGTCCCGGAACCATCAACATCTCGCCCGCCGTGATGTCCCTGGTCATCAGCGACATGCTCATCTCGCTGGTCGCCCAGGGCGTCCGTAACGTGTACCTCTTCCTATGCCACGGCGGCAGCGAAAACGCCCGCGCCCTCAACGACGCCATCCAGATCCTCTTGCGCACCAATCCGGCCTTCGAGCGCGTCATGGTCGCCCTCATGCCCATCTGGGACTTCGATCCCGAAAAGATCGCCTGGCACAAAGCCCTGCCCGAAGGCGACTGGCACGCCGGCTGGCTCGAAACCTCGATGGTCATGGCCCTCGAACCCGACGCCGTGCGGATGGATGAACTGGCGGTCGACGAGGAGCCCTACCTGAGCATGCAGATCGAGCATCCCGACAACTACCAGCACGCCGAAAAAATCGTCGACGACAGACACGTCGTCCCGCGAATGTCCCAGCGGCCGCAGGTCCAGGTCGGAGTCATGGGCTTTCCCGACCGGGCCTCTCCTGAAATCGGCAAGCGCGTTTGCGACGCCATCGTCGACGCGGTAAGTGAAAAAATCGCAGCCCTCGAAGCCAAAGCTGACGGCGTTTACAGGGAAGTCCCCTTCACCCCGCCGCCGCTGATCTTCGACATGCAGTAG
- a CDS encoding DegT/DnrJ/EryC1/StrS family aminotransferase — MSKLAILGGEAIRKQPFPSWPVWDQREEQAVLGVLRSGNWWRFAFGQGVEMAEPESGERSQVAQFQEEFTHAHGCRYGIAAANGTATLEMGIRAMSLAIGDEVIVPPYTYVASATCVLQNNLVPIFADIDPDTYNLDPARIEEAITDRTRAIMVVHFGGQVADMDAILEIGRRHNLPVIEDAAHAHGCRWRDRQAGSMGLFGSFSFQATKNMTAGEGGILCTNDQKLAAECDSLMWAGRRIGRPWYEFHRLGWNYRMTEFQAAILRVQMQRLDQQIEHRQRMARHLSSRLAQLDGIRPLVRDERATRHGYHIYMFRYDEPRIGLPRARFIEALTAEGVPAFGGYAFPLYRNPMFLEKRFINGAFPLGTAYHEDIDYAAFASRCPVAERACRSEAIWLAQNLFLGDEQDMDDIAAAIEKVLANRKEMV, encoded by the coding sequence ATGAGCAAGCTGGCGATCCTCGGCGGCGAAGCCATCCGCAAGCAGCCGTTCCCTTCGTGGCCGGTCTGGGACCAACGCGAGGAACAGGCCGTCCTCGGGGTCCTGCGCAGCGGCAACTGGTGGCGGTTTGCCTTCGGTCAGGGCGTCGAAATGGCCGAACCCGAATCCGGCGAACGCAGCCAGGTCGCCCAGTTCCAGGAGGAATTCACCCACGCCCACGGCTGCCGCTACGGCATCGCCGCCGCCAACGGCACCGCCACCCTCGAAATGGGCATCCGCGCCATGAGCCTGGCCATCGGCGACGAAGTTATCGTCCCGCCCTACACCTACGTGGCCAGCGCCACCTGCGTGCTCCAGAACAACCTCGTGCCGATCTTCGCCGACATCGATCCGGACACCTACAACCTCGATCCCGCGCGGATCGAGGAGGCCATCACCGACCGTACGCGGGCGATCATGGTCGTCCACTTCGGCGGCCAGGTCGCCGACATGGACGCGATCCTCGAGATCGGCCGGCGGCACAACCTGCCGGTGATCGAGGACGCCGCCCACGCCCACGGCTGCCGATGGCGCGACCGCCAAGCCGGATCGATGGGCCTGTTCGGTTCCTTCAGCTTCCAGGCCACCAAGAACATGACCGCCGGCGAAGGCGGCATCCTCTGCACCAACGATCAAAAGCTCGCTGCCGAATGCGACTCCCTGATGTGGGCCGGACGCAGGATCGGCCGGCCGTGGTACGAATTCCACCGCCTCGGCTGGAATTACCGCATGACCGAGTTTCAAGCCGCCATCCTGCGGGTCCAGATGCAGCGGCTCGACCAGCAAATCGAGCACCGCCAGCGAATGGCCCGACATCTGTCAAGCCGCCTGGCGCAGCTCGACGGCATCCGCCCGCTGGTCCGGGACGAGCGGGCTACGCGACACGGCTACCACATCTACATGTTCCGCTACGACGAGCCGCGAATCGGCCTGCCACGAGCGCGGTTCATCGAGGCCCTGACCGCCGAAGGCGTGCCCGCGTTCGGCGGCTACGCCTTCCCGCTCTACCGCAACCCGATGTTCCTCGAAAAACGCTTCATCAACGGCGCCTTCCCGTTGGGCACCGCATACCACGAGGACATCGACTATGCAGCGTTCGCCTCCCGCTGCCCGGTGGCCGAGCGGGCCTGCCGCAGCGAAGCGATCTGGCTGGCACAAAACCTGTTTCTCGGCGACGAGCAGGACATGGACGATATCGCCGCCGCGATCGAAAAGGTCCTGGCCAACAGGAAAGAGATGGTGTGA
- a CDS encoding Gfo/Idh/MocA family oxidoreductase: protein MASKIRWGVIGCGGIAARRTIPEFRSMVSNAELVSVMDLDPDRAADVAKRFDVPHFCTTESELLARDLDAVYIATPQNAHCRQTVMVAEAGKHILCEKPIAVAAAEVDRMEQAIAQAGVKFMLGFCMRNNVYHRKARELVQSGALGQLVMGRAQLTCWYPPIANAWRQDAAISHGGALIDMGTHCLDIIEWIMDAKIVEVAGFQDRMTHDYRTHIEDASTIVGRLSNGAHAIFDNYFNLPDAAAQNSLELHGTRGAIIGQGTIGQDPTGRMFSILQEREIGYAADQVRNVEPTRQEYRIEGIGLYGQMIDEFSRCIAEDRQPPITLADGRHSVNVVNAIYQAVRERRVVKVEE from the coding sequence TTGGTCTCGGTGATGGACCTAGATCCAGACCGCGCCGCCGACGTGGCCAAACGTTTCGACGTGCCGCACTTCTGCACCACCGAAAGCGAACTGCTGGCCCGCGACCTCGACGCGGTCTACATTGCCACGCCGCAGAACGCCCACTGCCGACAGACGGTCATGGTCGCCGAGGCGGGCAAGCACATCCTCTGCGAAAAACCGATCGCCGTCGCCGCCGCCGAGGTTGACCGCATGGAACAAGCCATCGCCCAAGCCGGCGTCAAGTTCATGCTCGGATTCTGCATGCGCAATAACGTCTACCACCGCAAGGCAAGAGAGCTTGTGCAATCCGGCGCGCTGGGACAACTTGTGATGGGCCGCGCCCAACTGACCTGCTGGTATCCGCCCATCGCCAACGCCTGGCGACAGGACGCCGCCATCAGCCACGGCGGCGCCTTGATCGACATGGGCACCCACTGCCTTGATATCATCGAGTGGATCATGGACGCCAAAATCGTCGAAGTCGCCGGCTTCCAGGACCGCATGACCCACGACTACCGCACCCACATCGAGGACGCCTCGACCATCGTCGGACGCCTCAGCAACGGAGCCCACGCGATCTTCGACAACTACTTCAACCTGCCCGACGCCGCCGCCCAGAACAGCCTCGAACTCCACGGCACCCGCGGCGCGATCATCGGCCAGGGAACGATCGGCCAGGATCCCACCGGCCGCATGTTCAGCATCCTTCAGGAACGGGAAATCGGCTACGCCGCCGACCAGGTCCGCAACGTTGAGCCCACGCGGCAGGAATACCGCATCGAGGGCATCGGCCTCTACGGACAGATGATCGATGAGTTCAGCCGCTGTATCGCCGAGGACCGCCAGCCGCCGATCACGCTGGCTGACGGCCGGCACTCGGTCAATGTGGTCAACGCAATTTACCAAGCCGTCCGCGAGCGACGGGTCGTCAAGGTGGAGGAATAG